A genome region from Arthrobacter sp. SLBN-100 includes the following:
- a CDS encoding molybdopterin oxidoreductase — MLTKNLFLQGIFPFQGAGMDRPVPIHSELAHYVADGVINQTLYFRGGNSSPELVTVVLLRNGVPMRYFPIGAKSDVHVPLRVVEDIEGGSAIELYLAAPEGVSGSVVIDLGMVEH; from the coding sequence GTGCTGACCAAAAACCTTTTCCTGCAAGGCATCTTCCCGTTCCAAGGCGCGGGCATGGACAGGCCCGTGCCGATCCACAGCGAGCTCGCCCACTACGTGGCGGACGGGGTCATCAACCAGACGCTCTACTTCCGCGGAGGGAATTCGAGCCCCGAACTGGTCACCGTTGTCCTGCTGCGCAACGGTGTGCCAATGCGGTATTTCCCCATCGGCGCCAAGAGTGACGTCCATGTTCCGCTGCGCGTGGTGGAGGACATTGAGGGCGGGTCGGCCATCGAGCTGTACCTGGCCGCTCCGGAGGGCGTCAGCGGGTCCGTAGTGATCGACCTGGGCATGGTGGAACACTGA
- a CDS encoding metal ABC transporter permease, whose protein sequence is MELLLEPLGYDFMVRALITTALAAVVCAVLSCWLVLIGWSLMGDAVSHAVLPGVVLAYIVGAPFALGALVFALVAVTLIGVVRNTSRVKEDAAIGIVFSSLFALGLVLISVTPSQTDLNHIIFGNLLGVSVPDLIQVLVLGVLAFAILILKRRDLTLYAFDPTHAHAIGLSPKRLGALLLGLLALTSVVALQTVGVVLVVAMLIIPGATAYLLTDRFARMLVIAPVVSAVCSLAGIYISYYLDTASGAMVVLTQGVVFAVVYLFSPRQGLIGTRLAKARRRKAAAVAA, encoded by the coding sequence ATGGAACTGCTCCTCGAACCACTGGGCTACGACTTTATGGTCCGCGCCTTGATCACTACCGCCCTGGCCGCCGTGGTCTGCGCAGTGCTCAGCTGCTGGCTGGTGCTGATCGGCTGGTCCCTGATGGGCGATGCAGTCTCCCACGCCGTGCTCCCGGGTGTTGTGCTCGCATACATCGTCGGTGCCCCGTTTGCGCTGGGAGCACTGGTCTTCGCTCTCGTTGCCGTCACCCTGATCGGGGTGGTCCGCAATACCAGCCGGGTTAAGGAGGACGCCGCGATCGGCATCGTGTTCTCCTCCCTGTTCGCCCTGGGCTTGGTACTGATTTCGGTCACGCCCAGCCAGACCGACCTCAACCACATCATCTTCGGCAACCTCCTCGGCGTCAGCGTTCCGGACCTGATCCAGGTCCTCGTGCTGGGCGTGCTGGCCTTCGCCATCCTGATCCTCAAACGCCGCGACCTCACCCTCTACGCCTTCGACCCCACCCACGCGCACGCCATCGGGCTCTCACCCAAGCGCCTGGGCGCGCTGCTGCTGGGCCTGCTCGCCTTGACCTCGGTGGTGGCACTGCAGACTGTGGGGGTGGTGCTGGTGGTGGCCATGCTCATCATCCCGGGAGCCACCGCGTACCTGCTGACCGACCGCTTCGCCCGGATGCTGGTCATCGCCCCCGTGGTCTCGGCCGTGTGCTCGCTGGCCGGCATCTACATCAGCTACTACCTGGACACCGCTTCCGGGGCCATGGTGGTGCTCACGCAGGGAGTGGTGTTCGCCGTCGTCTACCTGTTCAGCCCCCGGCAGGGCCTGATCGGTACGCGGCTGGCAAAGGCACGGCGCAGGAAAGCAGCAGCGGTCGCCGCCTAG
- a CDS encoding metal ABC transporter ATP-binding protein produces the protein MTPQAILVENVTVHYGEVMALDSASVALEPARICGLVGMNGSGKSTLFKVIMGMIKPDAGTVRINGKSPSKARKQGGIGYVPQSEDVDWQFPLSVRDVVMMGRYGHQGFTRRASKADRVAVDEALDRVELGPFAGRQIGQLSGGQKKRAFVARGIAQGATIMLLDEPFAGVDKRSEATITRLLRELASDGCTILVSTHDLHALPQLCDEAILLMHKVLMHGPPEVVLQPENLAMAFGLDVLDRDLPAGKRGNH, from the coding sequence ATGACTCCACAGGCGATCCTTGTTGAGAACGTCACCGTCCATTACGGCGAGGTCATGGCGCTGGACTCGGCGTCCGTGGCCCTCGAGCCCGCCCGGATCTGCGGCCTGGTGGGGATGAACGGCTCAGGCAAGTCCACTTTGTTCAAAGTGATCATGGGAATGATCAAACCCGACGCCGGCACGGTCCGGATCAACGGAAAGTCACCTTCCAAGGCGCGCAAGCAGGGCGGCATCGGCTATGTGCCGCAGAGCGAGGACGTTGACTGGCAGTTTCCGTTGTCCGTGCGGGACGTGGTGATGATGGGCCGCTACGGCCACCAGGGCTTCACCCGCCGTGCTTCCAAAGCGGACCGCGTGGCCGTGGACGAGGCACTGGACCGGGTGGAGTTGGGCCCTTTCGCCGGGCGCCAGATCGGCCAGCTCTCGGGAGGCCAGAAGAAGCGCGCCTTTGTGGCCCGCGGGATCGCCCAGGGTGCCACCATCATGCTCCTGGACGAACCCTTCGCCGGTGTGGATAAGCGCTCCGAGGCCACTATCACCCGGCTGCTGCGCGAACTCGCTTCCGACGGCTGCACCATCCTGGTCTCCACCCACGATCTGCATGCGCTGCCCCAATTGTGCGACGAGGCCATTCTCCTGATGCACAAAGTCCTGATGCATGGACCGCCTGAAGTGGTGCTGCAGCCGGAGAACCTGGCGATGGCCTTTGGCCTGGATGTGCTGGACCGGGATCTGCCGGCCGGCAAGAGGGGGAACCACTGA
- a CDS encoding metal ABC transporter substrate-binding protein, with the protein MPKLSFRCAKAVARTRSLLEVRFLVAAAAAVVLSLFLTACAGGASGNGGDKKVVLTTFTVLADVAKNVAGDKLTVESITKAGAEIHGYEPTPGDIRKASKADLILDNGLNLEAWFAQFVEGLDVPHAVVSDGVQVVSISEDSYRGKPNPHAWMSPVNVQIYVDNMVKAFSDLDPDNAEAFKANGDAYKAELQAVQDQMVSSLAGLPENQRALVTCEGAFSYLARDAGLKEVYIWAVNAEQQATPQQITRAIEYVRANKVPAVFCESTVSDAPMQQVVGATGAKFGGTLYVDSLSEADGPVPTYLDLIRHDAGLITKALAGATAGAAS; encoded by the coding sequence ATGCCTAAACTTTCGTTTCGGTGCGCCAAAGCAGTCGCCCGGACCCGCTCTCTCCTCGAGGTGCGCTTCCTCGTGGCCGCGGCAGCCGCCGTCGTGCTTTCCCTCTTCCTGACAGCCTGCGCAGGAGGTGCTTCCGGCAACGGCGGGGACAAAAAGGTGGTCCTGACCACCTTCACGGTATTGGCCGACGTCGCGAAGAACGTCGCCGGGGACAAGCTCACGGTTGAATCCATCACCAAGGCGGGCGCCGAAATCCACGGTTACGAACCCACCCCCGGCGACATCCGGAAGGCCTCCAAAGCGGACCTCATCCTGGACAACGGACTGAACCTTGAGGCCTGGTTCGCCCAGTTCGTGGAAGGCCTGGACGTGCCGCACGCCGTGGTGAGTGACGGTGTGCAGGTGGTATCCATCAGCGAGGACTCCTACCGGGGAAAGCCGAACCCGCACGCCTGGATGTCCCCGGTGAATGTCCAGATCTACGTGGACAACATGGTGAAGGCCTTCAGCGACCTGGACCCGGACAACGCCGAGGCTTTCAAGGCCAACGGGGACGCGTACAAGGCCGAACTGCAGGCTGTGCAGGACCAGATGGTCTCCAGCCTGGCCGGCCTCCCGGAGAACCAGCGCGCGCTGGTCACCTGCGAAGGAGCGTTCTCCTACCTGGCCCGCGACGCCGGGCTCAAAGAGGTGTACATCTGGGCGGTTAACGCCGAACAGCAGGCAACGCCGCAGCAGATCACCCGCGCCATCGAATACGTCAGGGCCAACAAAGTCCCCGCAGTCTTCTGTGAATCCACCGTCTCGGATGCGCCAATGCAGCAGGTGGTGGGGGCCACCGGGGCGAAGTTCGGCGGCACCCTCTACGTGGACTCCCTCTCGGAAGCGGACGGTCCGGTGCCCACCTATCTGGACCTCATCCGGCACGACGCCGGCCTCATCACCAAGGCACTGGCCGGAGCCACGGCAGGAGCGGCATCATGA
- a CDS encoding CPBP family intramembrane glutamic endopeptidase → MATAHRRPPAPQPQLYRFSPLDFTTVGLYVAIAGFFAVAGELVEPFLRQLAPTPAAASYAMNLLFYASVGILALLAARRVVGRDLRVLATRPWFTLMMVPAAVIVMMILTAVVVAASGNVATSENQAGLQALMQQVPAWLMVPLLVVVGPFVEEYVFRHLLIGKLSRRINIWVCCGLSVLLFAALHVVGQEALTLTVLLPYLAMGATLVFVYVWTGRNLMFSYFVHAAKNLLAVVFIYAIPPEVYEQLQQVPA, encoded by the coding sequence ATGGCCACCGCACACCGCCGACCACCCGCACCGCAGCCACAGCTCTACCGGTTTTCACCCCTCGACTTCACCACCGTGGGCCTGTACGTGGCTATTGCCGGATTTTTCGCGGTGGCCGGGGAGCTGGTGGAGCCCTTCCTCCGGCAGCTCGCCCCCACTCCGGCCGCGGCCTCCTACGCCATGAACCTGCTCTTTTATGCCTCGGTGGGAATCCTGGCGCTCCTGGCCGCCCGCCGGGTGGTAGGCCGTGACCTGCGGGTGCTCGCAACCCGCCCGTGGTTCACCCTGATGATGGTTCCGGCCGCCGTCATTGTGATGATGATCCTTACGGCCGTTGTGGTGGCGGCCAGCGGCAATGTGGCGACGTCCGAGAACCAGGCCGGACTCCAGGCACTGATGCAGCAGGTCCCGGCGTGGCTGATGGTCCCGCTGCTGGTGGTGGTGGGCCCGTTCGTGGAGGAATACGTCTTCCGCCACCTGCTGATCGGGAAGCTGAGCCGGCGGATCAACATCTGGGTGTGCTGCGGGTTGTCAGTCCTCCTGTTCGCCGCCCTGCACGTCGTGGGCCAGGAGGCGCTGACGCTCACCGTCCTGCTGCCGTACCTGGCCATGGGGGCAACGCTTGTGTTCGTGTACGTCTGGACCGGCAGGAACCTGATGTTCTCCTACTTTGTCCACGCAGCCAAGAACCTCCTGGCGGTGGTGTTCATCTACGCCATACCGCCCGAAGTCTACGAACAGCTCCAACAGGTCCCTGCCTAG
- a CDS encoding VOC family protein, whose product MGLNIQIVIDSRNPHHLAEWWAESLQWAVEPQDEGFIRSMIEQGYAREDQTTIHNGVLVWRDACAIRPPEELDVKAPTRRLLFQTAPEDKTVKNRVHWDLNLAGRDKDEARRELEARGATFLWTANEGPHSWHTMADPEGNEFCIS is encoded by the coding sequence ATGGGACTGAACATCCAAATTGTCATCGACTCCCGCAATCCGCACCACCTGGCCGAGTGGTGGGCGGAGTCCCTGCAGTGGGCCGTGGAACCCCAGGATGAGGGTTTCATCCGGTCCATGATCGAGCAGGGGTACGCCCGCGAGGACCAGACGACAATCCACAACGGAGTGCTCGTGTGGCGCGATGCGTGCGCAATCCGGCCGCCCGAGGAGCTCGACGTGAAGGCACCCACGCGGCGCCTCCTGTTCCAGACGGCGCCGGAGGACAAAACAGTCAAGAACCGCGTGCACTGGGACTTGAACCTGGCAGGCCGGGACAAGGACGAGGCGCGCCGGGAACTCGAGGCCAGGGGCGCAACGTTCCTCTGGACAGCCAATGAAGGACCGCATTCCTGGCACACCATGGCGGACCCTGAGGGCAACGAGTTCTGCATCAGCTGA
- a CDS encoding 1,4-dihydroxy-2-naphthoyl-CoA synthase encodes MSNQIPASVSDVFDPTRWRVVSGFEDFQDMTYHRQVERDSDGGWVRDLPTVRIAFNRPEVRNAFRPGTVDELYRAMDHARMSPDVATVLLTGNGPSPRDGGHSFCSGGDQRIRGRDGYRYVVQNTADGETQESIDPARAGRLHILEVQRLMRTMPKVVIAVVNGWAAGGGHSLHVVADLTIASRQHGKFKQTDATVGSFDAGYGSALLARQIGQKAAREIFFLAREYSAEDMVRMGAVNEAVDHERLEEVALEYAADIARQSPQAIRMLKFAFNLADDGLAGQQVFAGEATRLAYMTDEAVEGKEAFLQKRDPDWSNFPHYF; translated from the coding sequence GTGAGCAACCAAATCCCCGCCTCGGTGTCCGACGTCTTCGATCCCACCCGCTGGCGTGTTGTGTCCGGCTTTGAGGACTTCCAGGACATGACCTACCACCGGCAGGTGGAACGGGATTCCGACGGCGGGTGGGTGCGTGACCTGCCCACGGTCCGGATCGCCTTCAACCGGCCCGAGGTCCGCAACGCGTTCCGGCCCGGCACCGTGGATGAGCTGTACCGGGCGATGGATCACGCACGGATGTCGCCGGACGTCGCCACCGTGCTGCTCACCGGTAACGGTCCCTCCCCCCGGGACGGCGGCCACTCCTTCTGCTCCGGCGGGGACCAGCGGATCAGGGGCCGGGACGGCTATCGGTACGTAGTACAAAACACAGCAGATGGCGAGACCCAGGAGAGCATCGACCCGGCCCGGGCCGGCAGGCTGCACATCCTGGAAGTCCAGCGGCTGATGCGGACCATGCCCAAGGTGGTTATCGCCGTCGTCAACGGCTGGGCTGCCGGCGGCGGACACTCCCTGCATGTGGTGGCTGACCTCACCATCGCCTCCCGGCAGCACGGCAAGTTCAAGCAGACGGACGCCACCGTGGGAAGCTTCGACGCCGGCTACGGCTCGGCCCTGCTGGCGCGCCAGATCGGGCAGAAGGCTGCCCGGGAAATTTTCTTCCTGGCCCGCGAATATTCCGCAGAGGACATGGTCCGGATGGGCGCGGTAAACGAGGCCGTGGACCACGAGCGCCTCGAAGAGGTTGCGCTGGAATACGCGGCGGATATTGCCCGGCAGTCGCCGCAGGCCATCCGTATGCTCAAGTTCGCCTTCAACCTTGCCGACGACGGCCTGGCAGGCCAGCAGGTGTTCGCCGGCGAAGCCACTCGGCTGGCCTACATGACGGACGAGGCGGTGGAGGGCAAAGAGGCATTCCTGCAAAAACGCGATCCGGACTGGTCCAACTTCCCGCACTACTTCTAA
- a CDS encoding AMP-binding protein, whose amino-acid sequence MSTEPTGSPNSNTQTTGAPNIEPALKALAAALHGEGPAVELSVDGDGHLVVGHVDTPGCDDAVAVVRTSGSTGIPKATILTVESLAASSMSTALALKGEGQWLLALPVQYVAGIQVLVRSLFAGTRPWVMDMSGGFTPEAFTAAALELTDKIRFTSLVPTQLQRLLDAPSPDTLAVLRRFNAILLGGAPAPAALLAAAVDAGVRVITTYGSAESSGGCVYNGFPLEGVSVRVESDGRILLGGDTIAAGYLEAPDEADATFFEEDGVRWYRTSDLGSIDHDGRLTVLGRADDVIITGGIKVSAAHVQEELEKSDAVAAAFVAGVPSAEWGQAVAAYVALAGDGARRAAGTEAAGSAPGRDHAVVLEREWHRTLGILAPKTVLAASALLMLPNGKPDRLAMAAELNALHQGK is encoded by the coding sequence ATGAGCACCGAACCAACAGGCTCCCCCAACAGCAACACACAAACCACCGGCGCCCCCAACATCGAGCCCGCCCTGAAGGCCCTGGCCGCCGCCCTCCACGGCGAGGGCCCGGCCGTCGAACTTTCGGTCGATGGGGACGGTCACCTGGTGGTGGGCCACGTGGACACCCCCGGCTGCGACGACGCCGTTGCCGTGGTCCGCACCTCCGGTTCCACCGGGATCCCGAAAGCCACCATCCTGACGGTCGAATCCCTGGCGGCATCCTCGATGTCCACGGCCTTGGCACTCAAGGGCGAAGGCCAGTGGCTCCTGGCGCTGCCCGTCCAGTACGTGGCCGGCATCCAGGTCCTGGTGCGTTCGCTCTTCGCCGGCACCCGCCCCTGGGTGATGGACATGTCCGGCGGGTTTACGCCCGAAGCCTTCACGGCTGCGGCCCTGGAGCTGACCGACAAAATCCGGTTCACCTCGCTGGTCCCCACCCAGTTGCAGCGGCTCCTCGACGCGCCCTCCCCTGACACCCTGGCAGTGCTCCGCCGCTTCAACGCCATCCTGCTGGGCGGCGCCCCCGCCCCCGCCGCGCTGCTGGCCGCCGCTGTGGATGCCGGCGTCCGGGTCATCACCACCTATGGCTCCGCCGAGTCCTCCGGCGGCTGCGTCTATAACGGCTTCCCGCTGGAGGGAGTATCTGTCCGCGTTGAGTCCGACGGCCGCATCCTGCTGGGCGGGGACACCATCGCGGCGGGCTACCTGGAAGCGCCGGATGAAGCCGATGCCACCTTCTTCGAGGAGGACGGCGTGCGCTGGTACCGCACCAGCGATTTGGGCAGCATCGACCACGACGGCCGGCTCACCGTCCTGGGCCGGGCCGACGACGTCATCATCACCGGCGGCATCAAAGTTTCGGCCGCTCATGTGCAGGAAGAGCTGGAAAAGTCCGACGCCGTTGCCGCGGCTTTTGTGGCCGGCGTCCCGTCCGCGGAGTGGGGCCAGGCGGTTGCCGCTTACGTGGCTCTGGCCGGAGATGGGGCCAGGAGAGCTGCCGGCACCGAAGCCGCCGGCTCTGCGCCAGGCCGGGACCACGCCGTCGTCCTTGAACGGGAATGGCACCGGACGCTGGGCATCCTGGCGCCCAAAACCGTACTCGCTGCCTCCGCGCTGCTGATGCTGCCGAACGGAAAGCCCGACCGGCTGGCCATGGCCGCCGAACTCAACGCCCTGCACCAGGGAAAGTAA
- a CDS encoding 1,4-dihydroxy-2-naphthoate polyprenyltransferase produces the protein MATAAQWIQGARLRTLPAAIAPVLIGSAAAYEMDSFLLFNAILAALVALLLQVGVNFANDYSDGIRGTDDDRVGPLRLVGSGAAKPEHVKYAAFGTFGAAMVFGLVLVVITQSWWLILVGLGCVMAAWGYTGGKNPYGYMGLGDVFVFVFFGLVATLGTTYTQAGQINLPAIIGAIGTGLIATALLMANNVRDIPTDMQAGKKTLAVRLGDKHARESYVLMLAVAIMLVVILAPGRPWMLIVLLLIPACLMPAWLMINGRKRKSLIPVLKQTGLINLGYSLLFSLGLVLSHGF, from the coding sequence GTGGCCACAGCCGCACAATGGATCCAAGGCGCCCGACTCCGGACGCTGCCCGCCGCGATTGCGCCGGTGCTGATCGGCTCCGCCGCCGCCTATGAGATGGATTCGTTCCTCCTGTTCAACGCCATCCTCGCGGCACTCGTGGCACTCCTGCTCCAAGTGGGCGTGAACTTCGCCAATGACTACTCCGACGGTATCCGCGGCACTGACGATGACCGGGTAGGTCCGCTCCGCCTGGTGGGATCCGGCGCCGCCAAACCCGAGCACGTCAAATATGCCGCTTTCGGTACGTTTGGTGCCGCCATGGTCTTCGGGCTGGTCCTGGTGGTGATCACCCAGAGCTGGTGGCTGATCCTGGTGGGACTTGGCTGCGTCATGGCGGCCTGGGGCTACACCGGCGGCAAGAACCCGTACGGCTACATGGGCCTGGGGGACGTGTTTGTGTTTGTCTTCTTCGGGCTGGTGGCCACGTTGGGCACCACCTACACCCAGGCAGGGCAGATCAACCTGCCCGCCATCATCGGCGCGATCGGCACCGGGCTGATCGCCACCGCGCTGCTGATGGCAAACAACGTCCGGGACATCCCCACCGACATGCAGGCCGGCAAGAAAACCCTCGCGGTGCGGCTGGGTGACAAGCATGCCCGCGAGAGTTACGTCCTGATGCTCGCCGTGGCCATCATGCTGGTGGTGATCCTGGCCCCCGGCCGGCCGTGGATGCTGATCGTCCTGCTGCTGATTCCGGCCTGCCTGATGCCTGCATGGCTGATGATCAACGGCCGCAAGCGCAAGAGCCTGATCCCGGTCCTGAAGCAGACCGGGTTGATCAACCTCGGCTACAGCCTGCTGTTCTCACTGGGCCTGGTGCTCAGCCACGGCTTCTAG
- a CDS encoding DUF4229 domain-containing protein, whose translation MAFLKYSLIRLALFAPLFVVFMFLQLGVLMSVICAALIAFAVSYLFFQKQRDAAAAALHQRFSGKAKPLRSANEVQDANAEDALLDANPDIAISNDAKDPKRP comes from the coding sequence GTGGCCTTTTTGAAATATTCCCTGATCCGCCTGGCTCTCTTTGCGCCCCTGTTCGTGGTTTTTATGTTCCTGCAGCTGGGCGTGCTCATGTCCGTGATCTGCGCAGCACTGATCGCCTTCGCCGTAAGTTACCTGTTCTTCCAAAAGCAGCGGGATGCGGCCGCGGCGGCCCTCCACCAGCGTTTTTCCGGCAAGGCCAAGCCGCTCCGCTCAGCGAACGAAGTGCAGGACGCTAACGCCGAGGACGCCCTCCTGGACGCCAACCCGGATATCGCCATCAGCAACGACGCCAAGGATCCCAAGCGGCCCTAG
- a CDS encoding PLD nuclease N-terminal domain-containing protein — protein MLLRVALAVAVLVIFVYGLVDVIRTDGRLTRGISKPAWIVVMIVLPVIGAILWLLIGRPRGTSPQQSQRHPTAPDDDPDFLRNLEARRRNQAEAERLKRLKDELDARAKNRGDGKAGGKDKHETDEHDTDGLK, from the coding sequence ATGCTCCTCCGTGTGGCTTTGGCCGTGGCAGTCCTCGTCATCTTTGTGTATGGCCTCGTGGACGTGATCCGCACTGATGGGCGACTCACCCGGGGGATCTCGAAGCCGGCCTGGATTGTGGTCATGATTGTTTTGCCCGTCATCGGCGCCATCCTCTGGCTCCTGATCGGACGGCCGCGAGGAACCTCCCCCCAGCAGAGCCAGCGCCATCCCACAGCTCCGGATGATGATCCGGACTTCCTCCGCAACCTTGAAGCCCGCCGGCGCAACCAGGCAGAAGCCGAGCGCTTGAAGAGGCTCAAGGATGAACTGGATGCCCGGGCGAAGAACCGCGGTGATGGCAAAGCCGGCGGCAAGGACAAACACGAAACCGATGAACATGATACCGACGGGCTGAAGTAG
- a CDS encoding dynamin family protein — protein sequence MTASTIAGASDLVREALDAYRDDPAAVAVLQGYARRLEEPLRIALAGMVKAGKSTLLNAILGEEIAPTDTAECTRIITWYRYGHTPRITLYPVTGEPRSLPVKRLGGRLVFVLGDATADDVDRLEVEWPSPGLRDMTLIDTPGIASLSADVAARSTSFLMPEDAPSEADAVIYLMRHMHASDLRFLESFKDTEAGTSGTVNALAVLSRADEVGAGRIDSLLAAAEIAERYRRDHNLRKLALGVVPVAGLLAQSARTLRQSDFEALQLLARMERADREKLLLSADRFLRAAGPDGLTTAARAALLERYGVFGIRLAAVLIRSGFAEPTPLANELARRSGLHALLDLLGRQFQARAEALKARTALVGVETLLRTSPREGTGKLAVALERLQVNAHEFRELQLLATLRTTGAALPPELANEAEGLIGGWGAAPHVRLGLEAGAGPDQLAGEARHRLERWRAVAENPLTERSAIEVCRVVIRSCEGVLAECTQVADQPA from the coding sequence ATGACGGCGTCAACTATTGCGGGAGCCTCGGACCTCGTCCGGGAGGCGTTGGACGCCTACCGGGATGACCCGGCAGCTGTGGCAGTACTCCAGGGCTATGCCAGGAGATTGGAAGAACCACTCCGGATTGCCCTCGCCGGCATGGTCAAGGCTGGGAAGTCCACGCTCCTGAACGCCATCCTCGGCGAAGAGATAGCGCCCACGGACACCGCAGAATGCACCCGCATCATCACGTGGTACCGCTACGGACACACACCCCGGATCACCCTGTACCCCGTTACGGGTGAACCTCGCAGCCTTCCCGTCAAGCGCCTGGGCGGCCGCCTGGTGTTTGTCCTCGGGGACGCCACGGCAGACGACGTCGACCGCTTGGAAGTCGAGTGGCCGTCACCGGGCCTGCGGGACATGACCCTGATCGACACCCCCGGTATCGCTTCCCTCTCCGCAGACGTGGCCGCACGGTCCACCAGCTTCCTCATGCCGGAGGACGCGCCGTCGGAAGCTGATGCGGTCATTTACCTGATGCGCCACATGCATGCATCAGACCTGCGGTTCCTGGAGTCTTTCAAAGACACCGAGGCCGGGACATCCGGCACGGTCAACGCGCTGGCTGTTCTCTCCAGGGCAGATGAGGTGGGTGCAGGACGAATCGATTCCCTCCTCGCCGCCGCCGAAATCGCGGAAAGATACCGCCGGGACCACAACCTGCGGAAGCTGGCGTTGGGGGTGGTCCCGGTGGCGGGACTCCTGGCGCAAAGCGCCCGCACCCTGCGCCAGTCCGACTTCGAGGCTCTGCAGCTCCTGGCCCGGATGGAACGGGCAGACCGGGAAAAGCTCCTGTTGTCCGCGGACCGCTTCCTGCGCGCTGCAGGCCCGGATGGATTGACGACGGCGGCCCGCGCCGCGCTGCTGGAAAGGTACGGCGTTTTCGGCATCCGCCTTGCGGCCGTGCTCATCCGCAGCGGTTTTGCCGAACCAACGCCCCTGGCGAACGAACTCGCCCGGCGCAGCGGCCTGCATGCGCTGCTTGACCTGCTGGGGCGCCAGTTCCAGGCCCGTGCCGAGGCGCTTAAGGCCAGGACCGCCCTGGTGGGCGTGGAAACCCTGCTGCGTACTTCACCCCGCGAGGGGACCGGCAAGCTCGCAGTCGCACTGGAACGGCTGCAGGTCAACGCCCACGAGTTCCGGGAACTGCAGCTTCTGGCAACTCTCCGGACCACTGGCGCCGCGCTGCCCCCTGAACTCGCCAATGAAGCCGAGGGGCTCATTGGCGGCTGGGGTGCAGCCCCGCACGTGCGGCTGGGACTGGAGGCCGGCGCTGGCCCCGACCAGCTGGCCGGCGAGGCGCGCCATCGGCTGGAACGGTGGCGGGCGGTGGCGGAAAACCCATTGACGGAGCGCTCCGCCATCGAGGTGTGCAGGGTGGTCATCCGCAGCTGTGAAGGCGTGCTGGCCGAATGCACCCAAGTGGCGGACCAGCCGGCCTAG